The nucleotide sequence CTCAACCACACTTGGCAACGAGATGACCAGACCCTCCGCTTCCGCGTCGGCTACACCGAGACCCACCCCTATCTCTCGACCGCCGCACGCCCGAGCGAGGACGACGCTACCGTTACCGCGCCCGCCACCCCCACTCCCGGCCCCGGTGGACCTGGCGGTCCCGGTGGTCTCGGCGGACCGGCCACCGCGCCGCCCGCTCGCCCCCTCAACACCGACCTCCACGGCGACGCCATCGCCTACGCCACCGGACTCAGCTGGCAGACCATGTGGTCTCAGTCCTTCACCACCACCGTGGGCACCGATGCCACTTGGTCCACCCGCGACGTCGCCCGCGATCGCCTGCTCTCCGACAACTCCATCAACATCGATCGACTCTGGCCCGACGTGCTCACCCGCGACCTCGGCCTCTTCGGCGAACTTGCATGGCAAAACGAAGCCACCCGCTTCCGCCTCGGCACCCGGCTCGACCGCGTGCACCGCGCCGCCCGCGCCGCCGACGCTTCCATCATCGGCATCGCCGGCGCTCGCGGTGAAACCATCCGCCAGAACTACGTCGGGTTCAACGGACCCGCCGCCGGCATCACCACCCACGACCACACCACCGGTGCGGCCAATGTCACCATCGCCCACGACCTCACCTCCGCCTGGACCGCCCGCCTCGGCCTCGGCGTCACCCGCATGGCTCCCACGCCCACCGAGGCCTACCGCGCCTTTCTCAGCAACCCCAGTGGCGTGGCCGATCTCGGCAACCCCGCCCTGGAACCCGAGACCAAAAAGGAAATCGAAGCCGGCCTCCGTTACGCCTCCGACGACCTCCGATTCTCCGCCCAAGTATTCTACGCGCACATCGACGACTACATCCAACGCCGCCGCATTCTCATCACGCCCACCCAAGTCTTCAGCTTTCGCAACGCCGACGCCCGCTTCTACGGTGGCGAAGCCGCCCTCGCTTGGACGCCCACCGCCGCGCCCGGCTGGAGCCTCACCGCCACCGCCGCCAGCGTGCGCGGCGAGGACCTCACCACCGCCATCGACCAAGCCGGACTCCCGCCCTGGAATGCCACCGTCACCACGCGCTACCAACACACCCTGGGCGAACGCCTACTCTGGATCGCCCTCGAAACCGCCCACACCGCCGGCAAGGTAAATCCCAACCCCACCGAAGCCGCCCTCTTCCGTGACACGACCAGCTATACGCTGCTCGGGCTTCGCCTCGGAGCCCGTGTCACGAAACAACTCACGCTCGAAGTCGCCGTCGAAAACCTGCTCGACGAGACCTACTACCGCTACCTCACCGCCCCGGCCGCCACCGCCCCCAGTGGACCTTCGGGATCTCCGGCGCCCGCCATCGCCCCCGACACCCTCGCTCCCGGCGACAGCGTCCCCGGCGTCGGCC is from Synoicihabitans lomoniglobus and encodes:
- a CDS encoding TonB-dependent receptor, which encodes MQRLPGVAVTSTTCNPSEDFAAVDLSTGEVVLPPSTSLDEALSAIPAVTFSRRGANNAEPVIRGFSFDRISTLYNGLPLLNASPTRTAAPVNFFRSGLVGQVRVQRSLPSVTSGPITTGGQLEITSFPTLPLHRSPPAEPATTLSVRTYGNQHGLALGASTTGQSERVRYRIGGQYVKIGDYTSGDGRRVDADHEGWGESAALLLDLTTHHTTEIALHHCHQALDRNISLPFDTVDTDFYAATLNHTWQRDDQTLRFRVGYTETHPYLSTAARPSEDDATVTAPATPTPGPGGPGGPGGLGGPATAPPARPLNTDLHGDAIAYATGLSWQTMWSQSFTTTVGTDATWSTRDVARDRLLSDNSINIDRLWPDVLTRDLGLFGELAWQNEATRFRLGTRLDRVHRAARAADASIIGIAGARGETIRQNYVGFNGPAAGITTHDHTTGAANVTIAHDLTSAWTARLGLGVTRMAPTPTEAYRAFLSNPSGVADLGNPALEPETKKEIEAGLRYASDDLRFSAQVFYAHIDDYIQRRRILITPTQVFSFRNADARFYGGEAALAWTPTAAPGWSLTATAASVRGEDLTTAIDQAGLPPWNATVTTRYQHTLGERLLWIALETAHTAGKVNPNPTEAALFRDTTSYTLLGLRLGARVTKQLTLEVAVENLLDETYYRYLTAPAATAPSGPSGSPAPAIAPDTLAPGDSVPGVGRSINLSARWSF